The Dehalobacter sp. genomic sequence ACCTTCACGAAGTTCTTTAAAGCATTCAAGGTATTTCCATCCGTGGGTCAAGACAAAGGATTCATTCTTATGCTTGGTATTTCTGAGGTCAAAGCAGGTAGGATTTATTCTATTGCAGATGCACCATCGGCTGCCCTCACAGGTCGCACAAGGTACAGTCTGGAGCATATCGATCGGGATGTCGATTGCATATCCTGCTTTAAACGGTGTATATTTATTAATTCTGAGCGACAGTTCGGCATCCCCGTAGCCGTTTTCCTCGGACCAATAGCCGATAAGGTTAATAAGCTCCGGTTTTAGGATCTGGCATTGCCCGGGTACAAAATCAAGGACATTACCGACCTCAGTATGCATTAACTGCAGGTAGCTTACACCGCTTCTCTCTTGAAGGGAAACCTCCGGATAATAGGCTGGATACGGGTGGGCCTTGGACAACCCCAGCAGCCCTACCTCCGGGAAAGTTCTAAATACTTTCATAAACCGGCTTATCCAATCCGGGACATAAAAATACACATCACTTTCGAGGACAATAAAATACTGGTCTGGTTTTCTGCGGGCCAGATTGTAATTAAGCGCGTAAATGGGACCATAATTTACGGGCAGTCTTGTTTTAGATTTGATGCGGTTGTCGTTAAGACTTTGAATATAATCCCATGTTCCGTCCTGCGAATTGCTGTCAATGATATGGAGTTCAAAATCATCTGTGGTATTGAAAAGGGAGTTTAAATTTCTGGCATTTAATCCCAGTCTGTGAAATGTCGAATAGGTGATAAAAGGTGGTATCATAAATTTATTCTACCTCCAATTTTTTTCAATAACATCATATGTCGTTCTGTGGACAAGAGGTTACAAAAATATCCTCAATTTTATGTTGCTATAAAAAGCTTGGTATTCGATTCCGGCACCAAGAGAATACAGTATTCATGAAAGGGCCGCGTTTAGAAATTTTATCTTCAGCGATTCCCGTGATATAATGCTATTTGGGGAATTCTATTCCATCGATTTTACTCTTCAGATCATTTTACTTAGCGACGGCAAACAGGCTGATGATCAGCCGATCGAAATAAGAACAACGGAGGGATCCGCGTGCAGCAGAATGTGTATATGATCCTGGCCAATGGCCAGGTTTTTAAAGGGAAGCCTTTCGGGGCAGCAGGAGAGGCAGTCGGTGAGATTGTCTTTACTACTGCAATGACCGGATATTTAGAAACCCTGACTGACCCGAGCTATTTCGGGCAGATTGTGGTTCAGACGTTTCCTTTGATCGGGAATTATGGGATTATTCCGGCTGATTTTGAAAGTGATTCCCCGAAATTGAAAGCCTATGTTGTCCGGGAGTGGTGTCAAGTTCCTTCCAACTTTCGCTGTGAAGGTGAGCTTGACGCTTTTTTAAGAGCACAGAATATTGTCGGGGTCTATGGGGTTGACACCCGGGAACTCACCAAGATTATCCGCGAGGTCGGCGTAATGAACGCCAAAATCACCGCAACCCTGGACAATCTTGAAAAAGATCTGGCTGAAATCAATGCCTATAAAATTACGGACGCGGTCCAGACAGTTTCCTGCAGGGAAACAATACCGACCGAGAACACCGATGTAACCCGGAAGAGCATCTCATCCATTGAAATAGTCCCAACCAGAGACATAGGTAAGCCCGTTGACGTTGCCACATCTAGAGATGTAGCGACAGTAGTCGCCAAAGAAGTAACCGACAAATACCGGGTGGTCCTGTGGGATTTTGGAGCGAAGGAAAATATCCGGCGTGAGCTCATCAAACGCGGCTGTGAGGTTATCACGGTGCCTGCTGAGACATCCACCGAAAGTATCCTGGCTCTACACCCGGACGGGATCATGCTTTCCAACGGACCGGGAGATCCGGCCGACAATAAGGGAATTATCGCAGAGCTGAAGAAACTTTCTGCCTCCGGTCTGCCGATCTTCGGGATATGTCTCGGACATCAGCTGCTGGCCCTGGCGCAGGGTGCCGAAACGTCCAAGCTGAAATACGGGCACCGGGGCGCCAATCAGCCGGTGAAGGATTTGAAAACCGGCAGGGTTTACATTACAAGCCAGAACCATGGCTATGCGGTTGTTGCCAACAGCCTTCCTGCTCATGCCCGCATGTGTTTCCAGAATGCCAATGACGGGACTTGCGAAGGAATTGAGTATCTGAATATGCCTGCTTTTTCGGCGCAGTTTCATCCGGAAGCTTCGGCAGGACCCTTGGATACCAGCTATTTATTTGATCAATTTATTGATTTGATGAGGAAGGACTGTTCAACATGCCGTTAAATAAAACAATAAAAAAAGTACTGGTCATTGGCTCAGGTCCGATCGTCATCGGGCAGGCTGCTGAATTTGATTACGCGGGGACCCAGGCGTGCAGGGCCTTGAAAGAAGAGGGGCTGGAAGTCGTTCTGATCAACTCCAATCCAGCTACGATCATGACGGATAACGCAATGGCCGATCAAATTTACATCGAGCCGTTAACGCTGGAGACCATCAAAAGAATCATCATCAAGGAAAGACCGGACAGCATTTTATCTACGTTAGGAGGTCAGACCGGCCTGACACTTTCCATGCAGCTTGCCAAAGAAGGATTTCTAGAAAAGCAAGGTGTCAAGCTGTTAGGCGCAAATCCGGTAACTATCGATAAAGCTGAAGACCGGCAGATGTTTAAGGATACCATGGCAGCGATCAGCGAGCCTGTCATCCCTTCTCTGGTCGTGACGGATGTCCCTGCTGCCCTCGCCTTTGCGGAGGAGATCTCCTATCCGGTCATTGTCCGGCCGGCCTTTACGCTGGGCGGAACAGGCGGGGGGATTGCCTATAATGAAACCGAGCTGCAGGAAATTGCGGCCAACGGTCTGAGGCTTTCACCGATTACCCAGGTCCTAATTGAAAAATGTATTTCCGGGTGGAAAGAGATTGAGTTTGAAGTGATGCGGGATCGGGCGGGGAATGTTATTACCGTCTGCAGTATGGAGAATTTCGATCCGGTCGGGGTGCATACCGGGGATAGCATCGTTATCGCGCCGGCCGTTACGCTTTCGGACAAAGAATATCAAATGCTGCGTTCGGCTGCGCTGAATATTATTACAGCCCTGGAAGTGGAAGGCGGCTGCAACTGCCAGTTTGCGCTGCATCCGGACAGCTTTGACTATGCCGTCATTGAGGTGAACCCGAGGGTATCCCGTTCCTCAGCTCTGGCCTCGAAGGCGACGGGGTATCCGATTGCTAAAGTCGCCGCGAAAATTGCGGTCGGCTATACGCTCGATGAGATTAAAAACGCCGTTACTGGGAAGACCTATGCATGTTTTGAACCGGCACTGGATTATGTCGTGGTGAAACTGCCCAAG encodes the following:
- a CDS encoding glycosyltransferase family 2 protein, with product MIPPFITYSTFHRLGLNARNLNSLFNTTDDFELHIIDSNSQDGTWDYIQSLNDNRIKSKTRLPVNYGPIYALNYNLARRKPDQYFIVLESDVYFYVPDWISRFMKVFRTFPEVGLLGLSKAHPYPAYYPEVSLQERSGVSYLQLMHTEVGNVLDFVPGQCQILKPELINLIGYWSEENGYGDAELSLRINKYTPFKAGYAIDIPIDMLQTVPCATCEGSRWCICNRINPTCFDLRNTKHKNESFVLTHGWKYLECFKELREGKRTVYCASIHDPESYKNHLYHMDWALENFNFYVSNAN
- a CDS encoding carbamoyl phosphate synthase small subunit, which produces MQQNVYMILANGQVFKGKPFGAAGEAVGEIVFTTAMTGYLETLTDPSYFGQIVVQTFPLIGNYGIIPADFESDSPKLKAYVVREWCQVPSNFRCEGELDAFLRAQNIVGVYGVDTRELTKIIREVGVMNAKITATLDNLEKDLAEINAYKITDAVQTVSCRETIPTENTDVTRKSISSIEIVPTRDIGKPVDVATSRDVATVVAKEVTDKYRVVLWDFGAKENIRRELIKRGCEVITVPAETSTESILALHPDGIMLSNGPGDPADNKGIIAELKKLSASGLPIFGICLGHQLLALAQGAETSKLKYGHRGANQPVKDLKTGRVYITSQNHGYAVVANSLPAHARMCFQNANDGTCEGIEYLNMPAFSAQFHPEASAGPLDTSYLFDQFIDLMRKDCSTCR